A window from Mixophyes fleayi isolate aMixFle1 chromosome 12, aMixFle1.hap1, whole genome shotgun sequence encodes these proteins:
- the LOC142109179 gene encoding SLAM family member 9-like isoform X2, whose translation MLTFPCYILMVTYLQTIFSGQVCKKLVHLSVEEGKNALLQINETEVEEISWILHTNHIATTMPDKPISVKDRKLKRWLHSLTDGSLKMINVTRHNEGSYTANIFKKSEEHCTQRYRLKVYPRLSEQDVYISVNVSINETCGMTLTCTVNGSDVKIFWSENGTAVTNRTLNLYGIRPSISYKCIAKNPVSRVSKTVTPWTYCPEETNISQLQLSGSPGILTALLCIAVVIIAGAIFVAFTLVKKRKAKKLDHRGEPPTIYAKVLKQDRDSAAFSSTPRCPDNETTLYATITNHVK comes from the exons ATGTTGACATTCCCCTGCTACATCCTAATGGTTACCTACCTCCAGACTA TATTTAGTGGCCAAGTCTGTAAGAAGTTAGTTCATTTATCTGTTGAGGAGGGGAAGAACGCTCTTCTACAAATAAACGAGACTGAAGTGGAAGAAATCTCCTGGATATTGCATACAAATCATATTGCCACAACCATGCCGGATAAACCCATTAGTGTCAAGGATCGTAAACTGAAAAGATGGTTACACAGTTTGACCGATGGCTCTTTGAAAATGATCAACGTGACTAGGCATAACGAAGGAAGCTACACCGCAAATATATTCAAGAAGAGCGAAGAACATTGCACCCAGCGATATAGACTCAAAGTGTACC CAAGATTGTCGGAGCAGGACGTATACATTTCTGTTAATGTGAGCATCAATGAAACCTGTGGGATGACTCTGACTTGTACAGTGAATGGATCGGACGTGAAGATCTTCTGGTCTGAGAATGGCACAGCGGTGACCAACCGCACGCTTAATCTATATGGAATTCGTCCTAGTATCAGCTATAAATGCATTGCAAAAAACCCTGTGAGCAGAGTCTCCAAAACAGTCACCCCATGGACCTACTGCCCGGAAG AAACAAACATCAGTCAACTTCAGCTGTCTGGATCGCCCGGGATTTTGACTGCGTTGTTGTGTATCGCTGTTGTTATCATTGCCGGTGCGATATTTGTGGCTTTCACCCTGGTCAAGAAAAGGAAGGCGAAGAAATTGG ATCACCGTGGGGAGCCACCGACCATTTATGCTAAG GTTCTTAAACAGGACAGAGATTCCGCCGCTTTCAGCTCTACGCCAAGATGCCCAGACAATGAAACCACTTTATATGCCACAATCACAAATCATGTGAAATAA
- the LOC142109179 gene encoding SLAM family member 9-like isoform X1: MLTFPCYILMVTYLQTIFSGQVCKKLVHLSVEEGKNALLQINETEVEEISWILHTNHIATTMPDKPISVKDRKLKRWLHSLTDGSLKMINVTRHNEGSYTANIFKKSEEHCTQRYRLKVYPRLSEQDVYISVNVSINETCGMTLTCTVNGSDVKIFWSENGTAVTNRTLNLYGIRPSISYKCIAKNPVSRVSKTVTPWTYCPEETNISQLQLSGSPGILTALLCIAVVIIAGAIFVAFTLVKKRKAKKLEPKRGNKQESCWKIVQRAVVMETVTSAEITVGSHRPFMLRFLNRTEIPPLSALRQDAQTMKPLYMPQSQIM, from the exons ATGTTGACATTCCCCTGCTACATCCTAATGGTTACCTACCTCCAGACTA TATTTAGTGGCCAAGTCTGTAAGAAGTTAGTTCATTTATCTGTTGAGGAGGGGAAGAACGCTCTTCTACAAATAAACGAGACTGAAGTGGAAGAAATCTCCTGGATATTGCATACAAATCATATTGCCACAACCATGCCGGATAAACCCATTAGTGTCAAGGATCGTAAACTGAAAAGATGGTTACACAGTTTGACCGATGGCTCTTTGAAAATGATCAACGTGACTAGGCATAACGAAGGAAGCTACACCGCAAATATATTCAAGAAGAGCGAAGAACATTGCACCCAGCGATATAGACTCAAAGTGTACC CAAGATTGTCGGAGCAGGACGTATACATTTCTGTTAATGTGAGCATCAATGAAACCTGTGGGATGACTCTGACTTGTACAGTGAATGGATCGGACGTGAAGATCTTCTGGTCTGAGAATGGCACAGCGGTGACCAACCGCACGCTTAATCTATATGGAATTCGTCCTAGTATCAGCTATAAATGCATTGCAAAAAACCCTGTGAGCAGAGTCTCCAAAACAGTCACCCCATGGACCTACTGCCCGGAAG AAACAAACATCAGTCAACTTCAGCTGTCTGGATCGCCCGGGATTTTGACTGCGTTGTTGTGTATCGCTGTTGTTATCATTGCCGGTGCGATATTTGTGGCTTTCACCCTGGTCAAGAAAAGGAAGGCGAAGAAATTGG aACCGAAGCGTGGGAACAAACAGGAGTCATGCTGGAAGATTGTGCAGAGGGCGGTGGTGATGGAGACTGTGACTTCTGCAGAG ATCACCGTGGGGAGCCACCGACCATTTATGCTAAG GTTCTTAAACAGGACAGAGATTCCGCCGCTTTCAGCTCTACGCCAAGATGCCCAGACAATGAAACCACTTTATATGCCACAATCACAAATCATGTGA